The window GGTATGACATATTGTGGGCATGAATTACAAACTTAGAATGACCTATTGTGTGAATGGAAGCAAGTTCTGTGTGAAAATCTTCTGATGCTAGTGTTGTGATCTAGTTTTAGTTTAGTACTATTACTACATCATTTAAATTGTGCTTTCTTTGGTATGAATGTGCAGGCCAATACAGGAGTCAGAGAAGAGGCTTCCATATTTAGCAAAGGCATTGTGCTTTAGGAGAAATGTCCTTTTAAAAGGCCAACAAGATGAAAGTATAATTATTTACTCATGACATTGTGTGTGGGAAGTTTGTAATTTTATGTAAGCTGCTATTTTTGGCTGAAGCTTAAATGGGACATTTAGCGATGCTCAATGTGATTACTGGGTAAGAAGTCAGCTGATTGACATTTATCATTTCCCACAACTGCTTCATCTTTCTTAGAACTAATATACAGATAAAACTGTCAGTAAACCAAAAATCCAATGTCACTGATAACATTTAGATAAGATTGTATAAGATGTTATTAAAAGGCATCTTACTTATTGTTTTGTAAGATGTTTTGATATTTGTGTGTAGTAGATGTGCAACTACTTTAAGGTTATTAAATAAAcatgtctaaatatatatatatatattagacaatCTGTAGCTGACTGTCTCGGTGTCCTACTCACAATCCCTGCATCAGAGTTGTCACTGGAGCTGCTTTTTGGCAATGAGGCTGCCAACACTTAGCTCTGCTGATTAGTGTTATTTTTGAAGTCAAAACACCACTGGGAATTCATTGCCAATGTGTCACAGTGTCACAGGAACAGGAGGAAATGTTTTCCAATGGGCACACCTATTCTGGTAACAATTGTCTAAGATGGTAAATCTCTTCACCTTGGTGAGATTTTGTTACTGCCTGTTGTGTCTCCTAAACAAGGAGTACAGAGAAAGTTCTCTAATGAAAAGTATCAGTTCTTATACAGTTTAAGGTTGTGTATCCATAACTCCCCTCTTCTACTCAAAATTTCTGAACACACCAGGTATTAGGCTGGTTTACATAGAATTCATAGTAGTCTGCTTACTTCCCACAGGGCTCCAGTACAGCGAGAGCGTTCCTATACCACTGGGTCACTGTCTGAGAGCTCTGGGGTAAGTATATAGGGGGCTATGAGGGACACCGTGCATAGGAGTAAATCTAATGACTCTGCTATTGTTTCAGCTGAAGAGAAGGAAACATGGAGACAGTTTACCGACACAGGTCACAGATGAAAAGGTGAATATAGAATTTATTGCCACATAACCTTCCAGAATCCTCTGCTCTATACACAGTGGCTACACTCACAGAATCCTTCACTCTGTAGATTGAGGTTATACCCCCAGAATATTCTGTTCTTTAGACAAAATTGGATGTATACATGATCTTTTTGCTCTCTACACTCATAAAATCCGTTCCCAGGATCATGTACTTGTTGGCTGCACTTCCAGGAGCTTGTGCAGTTCACACAATGGTTTCAATTCCACAATCCTCTGCTTACTAAACACACTCCCAGAATTTTCATCTTTCTCTAGTTTGGTTCCTTTCCCTGGATCGTCTGCACTCAACACATTTACTCTATTCTTACAATCCTCTTCTAGCTAAAATATCAGTTCTATTgctattaaaatttacatttttagtcctTCCTATAACCCACTGACACCTCTCACCCTTAATCTTTGCCCTTTAAAGATTTAAGCTATCACAAAACTTTTAGCAGCCTAAAAATTCACTCCATCACCTTAACGCTCAATAATTACATAGTACTAACCAAATAGCAACCAAATCCACAATCCTCTACATTAATATTAGACAACCTGGTTGCAACTTGCGCATCATTTTTGCAATTTGCACAATCTTACCAAATAGACCCTGAATGtaatttttatcttttgtgtAATTAAAAACAACACTGTGAAAAAATCcccatatttatattatttttctatgcaCATCAAGTATTTGCTCATGATAGAAGTCACTAAgtttatttttcatcattttacattGAGCTTACTTGTACAGTGTATGCATTTATAGGACACTTTAAAACCACATCCTCTtttcagaagtgtacaatttaagTGAATCAACATTTCAGCTACTGTTGTGTCTTGGATATTGCACCTTCTGATTATATatacaacatttctttttattgcagcaCATTCTCATCATATCCACAATGTACCTGATAAACCAGCTGTGCCAGCAGAAATATTGCATCTCTGGTGACTGTTCCCGAGAAGCagccaaaacataaataaaaaaagtctgtcCCTTGGTGGCATACTTCAGAGATTTACCCTTGCTTTCTATGGGGAGGAAATACTGCAGAAGCCTGAACACAGACCCATGGAGTCAGGCCTATAGCTTTCCTGTCAGTAAATGTCATGCTCCCTGTGGTttagagcagaggtccccaaccacCAGACTATAGACTGGTACTGGGCGATGGACAGTTTCTCGTCAAGTTACATATTCTagcccagccattctcaaccagtgtGCTGtagaatcccagggttcctccagaggttgctaagaaTTATTCACCTTGAGTAGTGAATGTTTAATTTTCCATTtgctggtgcctgcatagttcctgAGCCAACACCATTTGGCAGAGTTAGCAGATTGATCACCAGAGatcattttatctgtctttaGGGTGGTATTCAGACCACCATTGTAAGAGGAAACATTCTTTTAGCGTCCCaccaatgtaataatttattccACTGACATCCAATGAACTGGTTTTAGCAAGGTTTCCCTAGAGCTAGAAATATTTGAAGGGATCCCAAgaagtaaaaaggttgagaaaggcagcTCAAGTCAGTTCCCAAAGAAATTCGGGCAAATGGCAGATGCCTACTCAccaattttttctgtgttttacctGCAGTCAATCTCATAAACATCACTGACTTTATGGAAGCAGCCATCTTAGTAGAGGCAGAGCTttgctttttcaaaataaaatctccagcaaggaaaacagtaaGCAGTATAGTAGTGTGATTACCAAGTTTCATTGCAAAACTCCCAAGACCAGCAGTGCCTGGGATCatacactgcagatatatagaTATGAGCATGGAGACACAGGAGTGCCTAGACACAGTAACAGTGCTATTTTTAAACATCAGTGTTTATTAACTTGGGTTTAATGGAACTCTAaagttcctccaggggttgctcagaggttccttgagcaatgagcaatttatgccccGCTGgtcaaatgatctttttgactatctgtaagggtgacattcttcatacTGGGCAGTAATGTTAGAGACAtattttccattgaccaccatgtagtaattatagtagtGTATGTAGTAATTAAAGCAGGAAATCCCTAAGgacttaataaatgttatttcaaaggttccccctacgttaaaaaggtcaaaaagccTGCAATGATAATTTTCTAAATGGTCCCTCTAACCCTCACATTTTTAGTTAAATCTAATTTTTGGGTTCATTGttcaaatgtgcaaaaaacaatGTGAAACTTCTGTGCATTGCCACCCTCAAAAGAGATGAAGattggcaaaaaatattttttattccccTTTGTCACAATAATTTCCTTTGTGTGTCCCCTGTAGGAGCCTTGTAACAAGAGGGTTAAGCCTGTAGCCAAATCTTTATCAACTAACAGTACGCAGCAAACAAAAGTGACACCACTGAAGAAGCTCAGCTTATCCATCCAGGTAATGGAGGACACAGAGAGTGGAGGTCAGTGCCTGGGATCTGGGTGCGGATAGGTGGGCCTGGCAGAATACTGATCGCCCTACCATCAAATCTTGTTTGTGGTGACACAGATTGCTTTTATGATGTAAACTGCTACTACAGGCCCAGGAGGTGATTTCTCACTTATTTCTTAAAATGCTGCTTAACAAAGCCTGGAAgagcagataaaaaataaaactttagcaagaaagtgataaaaaaaaaaaaaaaatatgcataaagaGATGCAATCAATAAAGAGAAGAGATGGGATAAGAATGATCAAGGAAATTTGGCTTCCCTAAAGCATTGTGTTTTTCTGGGGTGCTTAGAAGGCAGCAGGCGAAAAAAGGAGCAGCATTttagaaaaacatgcagtttattgAATACTAGCATTTGTCTAGAAGAGAAGAGGTAGGTTGTGGGGTGGCTTTAGAAAGGGAGGATTTATAGTATTCACGATACTATAAATTCTGACCAAAAACCAATTGTTTCCCTGTTTCAAGGATCCCGCCAACAGGTTTATGGATATCCACACAGGCAGCTGAATTGCATATTATATCCTAAATGCTGGAGATCTATTCTGTGAACTTACCTAAAAAATTCTCCTGCCTCTAGGATGTGAAGAATTTAGGTTTTAAAGAAGTTTCTTCTTTTTTGGAACAAAGTTATCACAATGCAATATGGAGAACTAGGTGACAAAAGAGATCACTTTGTTGACTAACACATCTCACTCTCTGCAGCGTTCCATAGGCTGCTACAATGACAATCGCCTTTTCAGCTTCTCCCCACGTACACGTAGCAGAGATTCAGCATTAGCTAAGAAGAGGAGCAGCAAATTGTGGAGCGAGACCTATGACGGTGCACGGGAAGAGTTGTCTGCTCGGGAGATCAAACGTCAGGAAGTAAGGCTAACTATACTATCAGTAGTAAATGTTACAAATGACAATTCCTTGCTTATGAAGGGTTAAAGAGTAGGTTTACCCCAGACTAAAATGTAGTAGTTTGAGTGTCAAAAATTCAAAGATCCCTGCAGAAATAATATATCTTTTTGGGCACAGTGACTTTAAAGAGGTCCATTTTACTGTGAATTCGTCAAAACCTCTTGAGCATCCTATGAATTAAAAGATAAAACCACAGGAGACACATTTTCATGTTATCATTTACTCTACTTTACACCCTATCATATTTTGGTTTCCCTTGATAATAATTTATTCTGCTATTCACATTTCAGGGCACTTCACAAACAACAGCACCAAAACACCCAAACACCAGTGTTTTAGTTATTGCAAATGTAATGCTAAGCACACTTTTGGAATTGtagtttttgttatgtttgtcaCGTGCCCTGGATAGCTTTGTATTATAGGTAAAAGCTCCACTTCTCATTGTATAGTGCACACtcctatatattatgtatatccTGCTGTAATGCTATATTCCAAGGTTCCAGTGTTGTTCTGTATAATGCACAATCTGCATTCAGTCTGCAGAATATATAACAATGATAATTCCTGTACAGGTGATCTTCGAGCTGATGCAGGGGGAGCACATGCTAATAGAAGACCTCAACCTGGTCAGGAAGGTAATAAAGCACAGTACGAAAAAATGATATCCTTTCGGTGTAGTGTAGAACCTGTTcaccattcctggtttgttgtTCCAGAATTACTATGAACCCATGCTAAAACTGGCGATCATGAGTGAGGAAGAGCTGGAACAGATTTTTGGCATCCTGGACACTCTGCCCTCACTGCACCAAGGTAAGATGGCTATTTTTTACAAAGTACTAGTGGCTGTGGGTGGGCACTGGAAAATGATTATTGTAATTAGTCAaatttgctaataattttttaacatgccaacaaattttttggtattttcctAAATTAGATTTTTAGTTTAAACCCACTTTGTTGATTCAAATGGATAACATTTATTTCTCATAGAGATGGATTTTCTGAACTTAAAATATATTCTCTGTTGTTGCCTGGTGATAGGATATTTCTGCTCACCAGGAGCAAACAATATTTATGAGAAAACCTCTCCTTGTATTCCAGATCTCCTGGGCCGCTTGCTGAAGCTGCGTTGTGAAGATGGAACGGTGGATCAAGTTGGGCCAGCAATGCTGGAATGGGTGAGCAGAATCCCACCCTGATGACACAGCCCCAAGCAACCAAGCACTGACATTAGTTCAGACTAAATTTTTATTATAGCTTCCAAAtttcatatatctatatatctatctctctctctctctctcgctctctctctctatatatatatatatatatatatatatatatatatatatatgtaggttgCATTGAGCAAGGCATCTCAGGCATCTCAGGCACCTACCTTTGCAATCCAGCTAACCTTATGTTgggaaaagaagaggaaatttCAAGAAGTAGTTGTTATTGCCTAATGTGGCCATATGATACAATCtgattttacaattacaatttatatatacttCGTGACTTTGCTAGCCGTGGCTACCTTGGACACGGGCACCATTATCTTTACTACACAAGCCCTATGTTTCTAAGTGCTTTGAGTCCTGAGTtacctgttctttttttccctctataTTAGCTGTCGGTAAATTTATCTGTTTAGCTCTATACCTGGAAATTCTGCATCCACTTGTTCTCCCTCTAACCCAGTAAGCACTGAACAATGATAGCAGCCAAGACTAAATAGGGGTCAAGTGGGGGCACAATGCATGGTTAGGAATTGGGAGGTCAGTGGTGGCAGAAGTAGCTGTTAAAGGGGGAGAGGAATGCGGCTATAACAGCAGAGGTGCAGGCGAAGGTGTGTTTGTAATGATCAACATACATTCCAATTAACAACTTGAAGTTTCACAGCAACCAATTATTCCAAAAAATATCTATATGGTTTATTGACaggtaaaattaatttaatattcaaaacacattatatattttgaacaGTTGTACTTTGTCATCAGAATAACAATTTTCATACACAATTGTCTTGAGGTTTGTAAATTTACCGAGTTTCCCGGGACAACATCACTGCTTTTTTAGAAGTATGTCAAGACAAATACATCACGACTATATATTCTATACCAAAATATACAATCAATCTTCTCCTTTCTCTTGGACTACGTGTGCTCACAGATAGAACATATATGTAAGAAAAGACAGGGTTGCTCACTGCTCTACGTAGCATGTATATGTCTAAAggattttatacataaatacaatgatGATAAGATCCCATTAATAACTCCACATCTAAAAGTCCTACtcattgtatttatgtataaaatccTTTAGTCAGACCGCAGAGAACACCAGTTGCTGTGATAGAAAGGTATAAGGTGACCCTATAATCTTTGGTGTAAAAAGAGGGAAACCACTTCAGGagtaaaactttgttttctggagttcagctttaattggtTCTATGCCTTGTTCTGAATTATTGGCTCATAGTACTGAAGATTGAGTCCAACAAACTAGGCCACCAGTAGTAGTCACTGCatttttctcattattattagtattagtaaacagtaatttttatagctccaacatattctgcagtgctgtacattaaatagttttgcaaatgacagacagatacaaacaatgaaacaggaggagaggaccctgctccgaaaagcttaaaatctaggagacTATTTTAGCACATTGTCACCATTTTGAtccattaaataatataaaaatgcccTGTAGCTTCCTTGCCTTCAGTCCTACAAGACATACTGCTGCAACCAGGTATCTGCCAAGGCCCTGCTCGATCACAAGAGAAGGAGCCAGGCTGTGCACAACTTCCTACAGCTGTGCCAGGAATCGGCCTTCAGCCGTAAACTAGACGTGTGGAGCTTCCTTGATCTGCCCAGGAGCCGGCTGGTGAAATACCCACTACTGCTAAAGGAGATATTGAAGAACACCATGATGGATCACCCAGACCATGGACCTCTGACCCAGGCTGTGAGTAATGCACTTTGGTGTACCTAGTATATTTATCCAGGTATAATTTAAGGTTTTTGAGAgctacaaaatacacaaaaccacCAAAAAAGCTGACAACCCTGTGCCCTtaccacatacatacataatccAGTATGTTAACAAAAGTAAATAgacataaacagaaaaagaacattcaaactccaAGCAGACAGGGTCCAAGACACATTGTTAACCGCAAAGCCCAGGACTGCTCTACAGTTTGGTCAGAAATATTACAGCATGAGAAATTGTAGCATGCAGTAAGTTGATAAAAGTGAACCTGCATCCCTTACATGCTTTTAATCCTACATACAATACTAAACAAGACCAGGCAAAAGTAGGATGCTGAAAACATGGAGACACAGTCCCAAAATCAGAAAGGCTGAGGCTACAATAACAGTATGCTTGGAATCCAGGCGTCCCTGGATGTACAGAAAAGTCTCtatgtataaataattatacCTGCAGGATTGGGGCACTATCACTGCAGAGAAAAGCTAAAACTCCAACTGATGTAAAAGGAACATCAGTGACAAAATCACTTGATGGGGTTCCCATTTCATTGATTCTGCACCACAGTGTCTTTGTCAGTCTTAGTCCTCCTGctccacaatgtaaaaaaaataaaatcctataagGAGGAATAAGACCACTAATTACTGAATTTgagaaaaaattaaaagttgGGTACTGGTGAGTGACATGGCAGGCCACCTTCAATAGAATATTCAGTAGACTGACCCTTTATTCACCAGTTGCAGGGACTTTTACTAATGAACGATATCACTGAGATGTCTAATGCTAGATTGTTCATTTTCTGTTTAGGTGAGTGTCATTCAGACCATCATAAGCCGGATAAACAGCAAAGCTGGGGAGGCTGAGTGTGAATTTTATAAGAAAAGGTTGTCCTATCTGTATGAGAGTCAGAGTGAAGAGGATGTGTCACGTTCTCGTATCCTGCAGTGCCATGGAGAGCTGAAGAATAATAAAGGCCAAGTAAGTAAGATTATCAGTCTTCTATAAAGAAGAATGTGTAGAAACATGTGTCATTAGGAGAATTTAGATTTATCATAGCCCCTTGGATTGTTTGTCCCTATTATGCCATGGCATAGTACAGGGTAACCAAAAGCTGGCAAATTAAGTCACATGGTGGCTAAACTGACAGTCCTCTAAAAAGAATTGGGCATGTTCATTCACATATGTGTGTCTGGACAATTAAGGTGGTTATAACATATAGCAAGTTAGGAATAAAACAAGATAAGaggaaaaaaatttgattttatctttattattcatAGAATGTGGAAGGGACCTTTTATTGTTGGCTGTGCCTCCATATTTAGACAGCTCTATGAAAATTCAGAGAACATTAAATGCCTACAATgagctttactgaaaaaaaaaatggaagtaagAAGAGTGTCCACACACTGCAGTAACGTATTTCACCcctttatttagtgtttttttttaaatagagaaacatttggtagcaaagtAAGAAGCTGTAATTGCGCTGCAACACGTTTTACTTATATGCAACAAGtaacacttttttccttttcagagACTTCATGTCTTTTTGTTTGAAAGTGTCTTGGTCCTCACACGCCTATTGACCCACAATGATCAGCCTCAGTTCCAGGTCTATCGTCAACCCATTCCTCTACTGGAGTTGGTGCTGGAGGACCTCCCTGATGGTGAAGTGCGAATTGGTGGTTCTATTCGAGGTGCTTTCACTGCGGCCAATGAACGAGGTATGGGTTCTCTGCTTGACATCTTCAGCTGTGTGATGGGTTACTTTAGCCTAATATTTAGATTCTCTCAGTGTGCAGAAATTCTTATTCTGTAAAGCCAAGCTTGTGAACTGGGCATGCCACAGCCAGTTCCCTGATCACCAATAAAACATATCTTCAAATACTCTAGAATTCCTGATAACAAACATTGAATGTTAGACTGATAGCTTAAAGTGTCTGTCACCTAAACATCCTGGGTTATTAGAAGTTAATTGAAAACAACATTATGTTGAGTTTACTTTTGACCAAATGGAGAGCACCATGTCAAACTCTTTTATAATCTATAGATGGATGAGGAAAAGAAACTGTAAACCAGCAAAGTTTTttacaggatttttttcttttttttgaacagcCAAAAACTTTTTCAGAGTAAGTTTCCGGGACCGATCCAGAGGACAAGCTCATACGCTACAAGCCAACGACTCTTTCAACAAACAGCAGTGGGTTAGTTGTATTCGGCAGGCCATGGTGGCAAGCAGAGAGCAGAATAGCGCCCCCCTCCTGGGGCAGGAGACTTCTGGTACACTTATTGACATTTCGGATCTAAGCCTCAACTGCTACGAGGACAGCAACAAAATGGAGGATGGGTGAGAGGTTCTGCAGAAATGTAATCAGGAAACCATAATCTGATGGATGAAAGCAGTAATAATGACTCTAAATGCTACAATTATAATCAATGGAacgcaaaaacaaaaactgctctGGTTATAGATTTTACTTGTttcaaatcaatatatttttatacactttttaaaaaggacagttttctctttttttattttaattttccacaCAATAAAACTGACCTTTGATCTTACTGGTTGTCCTTCCATACTAAATTGTTTCTAAACCTGGCTTCACAGGAACAGATCTTTTATCTCTGCATCTAATTAAAACACACCAtcggcctaatttattacagcacTCAAAGACTGGatagaggatagactatcatggaagatcatgggtgatccaataaacctggaatggaattacttataaatcatttgctatttgtggACAAAtcctgttttcaatcctggaccagatccattccaggtttgctggttctcccatgatagtcgatcCTCTCCAGTCAtcaagagctttattaatcagttTCATTGTGTTCAAGCTGGccactaaaatttaaaaaaaaataaaagccaataaaatTTAGGAACTGACCCATCTGCAAATAGTGAATTGGTGACATAAACAAATCACCATATTTGCCTGCTGACTTTATATATCTAGCTATGTTTTTTCACCCGGCCTGTATATAAATCTAGCCAATGAACCCTGAATGCATTCCAGCAGCTTTACTGTCCCCTGCTTCACCTACCCACTCACTGACTGGTTCCCTAAcaacttgaaagttattttattggaCAAAAGTTCTAATGGCAATTTATTGTCCAATCCACAGGCTGGAGGCGGTGAGAATACAAAAGAAGTGCCCTGCCCCTGCCTGACTTTTGCAGGCAATATACATTTACTAGGATTTTTCTACTCATCATAAAACCATTTATTGGGAGGTAATTGGGAGAACCAGGAGTCTAATCAAGTTTTCTTTAGGAACAcagaaagttttaaatttttt is drawn from Pyxicephalus adspersus chromosome Z, UCB_Pads_2.0, whole genome shotgun sequence and contains these coding sequences:
- the LOC140343124 gene encoding rho guanine nucleotide exchange factor 3-like, encoding MAPAGIYPTMAGGEKPHELLEEDGEVWAPVQRERSYTTGSLSESSGLKRRKHGDSLPTQVTDEKEPCNKRVKPVAKSLSTNSTQQTKVTPLKKLSLSIQRSIGCYNDNRLFSFSPRTRSRDSALAKKRSSKLWSETYDGAREELSAREIKRQEVIFELMQGEHMLIEDLNLVRKNYYEPMLKLAIMSEEELEQIFGILDTLPSLHQDLLGRLLKLRCEDGTVDQVGPAMLEWLPCLQSYKTYCCNQVSAKALLDHKRRSQAVHNFLQLCQESAFSRKLDVWSFLDLPRSRLVKYPLLLKEILKNTMMDHPDHGPLTQAVSVIQTIISRINSKAGEAECEFYKKRLSYLYESQSEEDVSRSRILQCHGELKNNKGQRLHVFLFESVLVLTRLLTHNDQPQFQVYRQPIPLLELVLEDLPDGEVRIGGSIRGAFTAANERAKNFFRVSFRDRSRGQAHTLQANDSFNKQQWVSCIRQAMVASREQNSAPLLGQETSGTLIDISDLSLNCYEDSNKMEDG